One window of the Natrinema sp. CBA1119 genome contains the following:
- the proC gene encoding pyrroline-5-carboxylate reductase, whose protein sequence is MVQTSVIGCGNMGSALIKGLWRAGNHTVTACDLDPEALESVADYVDRTTSDVSEAAEADVVIVAVKPDIVGAVLEELDLSPEQTLLSIAAGVSTDYVEARTDANVVRIMPNLAAETGDMAAAVTAEGVTDEVRELLDDVGEFAEIDEAKMDIATAVNGSGPAFVFYLIQAMADAGVEGGLEPDDAETLAAQTFKGAAETVLRADRSVEELIDAVCSPNGTTIEGMEVLWDSDADADVAAAVTAAEERSAELAAEFDSEDDA, encoded by the coding sequence CGGTTGTGGCAACATGGGGAGCGCCCTGATCAAGGGGCTCTGGCGGGCCGGGAACCACACGGTGACAGCGTGCGATCTCGATCCCGAGGCACTCGAGTCGGTCGCCGACTACGTCGATCGAACGACCTCGGACGTTTCGGAGGCGGCCGAGGCCGACGTCGTGATCGTCGCGGTCAAACCGGATATCGTCGGCGCGGTTCTCGAAGAGCTGGATCTCTCGCCCGAGCAGACGCTGCTCTCGATCGCCGCGGGCGTCTCCACCGACTACGTCGAAGCGCGGACCGACGCGAACGTCGTTCGGATCATGCCGAATCTCGCGGCCGAGACGGGGGACATGGCCGCCGCCGTGACCGCCGAGGGCGTCACCGACGAGGTGCGAGAACTGCTCGACGACGTCGGTGAGTTCGCCGAAATCGACGAGGCGAAGATGGACATCGCGACCGCCGTCAACGGGAGCGGCCCGGCCTTCGTCTTCTATCTCATCCAGGCGATGGCGGACGCGGGCGTCGAGGGCGGCCTCGAGCCCGACGACGCCGAGACGCTGGCCGCCCAGACGTTCAAGGGGGCCGCCGAGACCGTCCTCCGGGCCGACCGGAGCGTCGAGGAACTGATCGACGCCGTCTGTTCGCCCAACGGGACGACCATCGAGGGGATGGAAGTCCTCTGGGACAGCGACGCCGACGCCGACGTCGCCGCGGCGGTGACGGCGGCCGAAGAGCGCTCGGCTGAACTCGCGGCCGAATTCGACAGTGAGGACGATGCGTAA
- the proB gene encoding glutamate 5-kinase has translation MRKGLEESAVDEARRLAADADRVIVKAGTNSLTDADSNLDDEKLDKLVDDLEDLLSRDKEVILVSSGAIGAGTGRVGASTGTVEESQALSTVGQSHLMHRYTESFARYDRKVAQLLLTQHDLENPERFTNLRNTIETLLEWGVVPIINENDAVATEEIRIGDNDMLSAATTIGIDADLLVTLTDVGGVYTGNPKHDSDAERIEAVGTNYDTVQEIISESTSDGFGGIQTKVEGARDVSEHGIPAVIAKSTEPDVLAKIATAKPVGTLFLPINGVRDD, from the coding sequence ATGCGTAAGGGACTCGAGGAGTCGGCCGTCGACGAGGCGCGACGGCTGGCGGCCGATGCGGACCGCGTGATCGTCAAGGCGGGGACGAACTCCCTGACCGACGCGGATTCCAATCTCGACGACGAGAAACTCGACAAGCTCGTCGACGACCTCGAGGACCTCCTCTCTCGCGACAAGGAGGTCATCCTCGTCTCGTCGGGTGCGATCGGGGCCGGTACGGGCCGGGTCGGGGCGTCGACCGGCACCGTCGAGGAGTCCCAGGCGCTGTCGACCGTCGGGCAGAGCCACCTCATGCACCGATACACCGAGAGCTTTGCGCGCTACGACCGGAAGGTCGCCCAGCTACTGCTGACCCAACACGACCTCGAGAACCCCGAGCGATTCACGAACCTCCGGAACACGATCGAGACGCTGCTCGAGTGGGGCGTCGTTCCGATCATCAACGAGAACGACGCGGTCGCGACCGAGGAGATCCGGATCGGCGACAACGACATGCTCTCGGCGGCGACGACGATCGGGATCGACGCAGACCTCCTGGTCACGCTGACCGACGTCGGCGGCGTCTACACCGGCAACCCGAAGCACGACTCCGACGCCGAACGCATCGAAGCGGTCGGCACCAACTACGACACGGTCCAGGAGATTATCTCCGAGAGCACGTCCGACGGGTTCGGCGGCATCCAGACGAAAGTCGAGGGCGCGCGCGACGTCAGCGAGCACGGAATTCCGGCCGTCATCGCGAAGTCAACCGAGCCCGACGTCCTCGCGAAGATCGCTACTGCCAAGCCCGTGGGGACCCTATTCCTTCCCATCAACGGTGTGCGCGATGACTGA
- a CDS encoding glutamate-5-semialdehyde dehydrogenase: MTETDIQRDVEQAQTAALELAKLSDAERSGALHEIADAIEARTDEILAENERDVEEGERLLAEGEYTQALVDRLKLSESKIESIAEMVRSVAGQDDPLGKTLSARELDEDLELYKVATPIGVVGTVFESRPDALVQIAALALRSGNAVILKGGSEALHSNRILFEIIETAAASADADIPDGWAQHVEAREDVDALLEMDGAIDLLMPRGSSEFVSYIQNNTSIPVLGHTEGICHVYVDDEADLSMAEDIAYDAKVQYPAVCNAVETLLVHDDIATAFLPAIADRYETADVEIRGDEATREIVDVEAATDADWDTEYGDLIVSIRIVDSLETAIDHITTHGSKHTESIVTEDEARASTFMRSLDSASVFHNASTRFADGYRFGLGAEVGISTGKIHARGPVGLEGLTTYKYHLEGDGQLVATYAGEDAKPFTHQKFDGEWSPGRLSDK; the protein is encoded by the coding sequence ATGACTGAGACCGACATCCAACGAGACGTCGAGCAAGCACAGACCGCGGCCCTCGAGCTCGCGAAACTGTCCGACGCGGAGCGGAGCGGGGCGCTGCACGAGATCGCCGACGCGATCGAAGCGCGAACCGACGAGATCCTCGCGGAAAACGAGAGAGACGTCGAGGAAGGCGAGCGGCTACTCGCAGAGGGCGAGTACACGCAAGCCCTCGTCGATCGACTGAAGCTCTCCGAGTCGAAGATCGAGAGCATCGCGGAGATGGTCCGCAGCGTCGCCGGGCAGGACGACCCGCTCGGAAAGACGCTCTCGGCCCGGGAACTCGACGAGGACCTCGAGCTCTACAAGGTCGCCACCCCGATCGGCGTCGTCGGGACGGTCTTCGAGTCCCGCCCCGACGCGCTCGTCCAGATCGCCGCGCTCGCACTCAGATCGGGGAACGCGGTCATTCTGAAGGGCGGAAGCGAGGCCCTGCACTCGAACCGAATCCTCTTCGAGATCATCGAAACGGCCGCGGCGTCGGCCGACGCCGACATCCCCGACGGCTGGGCGCAGCACGTCGAGGCCCGCGAGGACGTCGACGCCCTGCTCGAGATGGACGGAGCGATCGACCTCCTCATGCCCCGGGGCAGCTCCGAGTTCGTGAGCTACATCCAGAACAACACGAGCATTCCAGTGCTGGGCCACACGGAGGGAATTTGCCACGTCTACGTCGACGACGAGGCCGATCTCTCGATGGCCGAAGACATCGCCTACGACGCGAAGGTACAGTACCCCGCGGTCTGCAACGCCGTCGAGACGCTGCTGGTCCATGACGATATCGCCACGGCGTTCCTTCCCGCGATCGCGGACCGCTACGAGACCGCCGACGTCGAAATTCGGGGCGACGAGGCCACCCGCGAGATCGTCGACGTCGAGGCCGCGACCGATGCGGACTGGGACACGGAGTACGGCGACCTCATCGTCTCGATCCGGATCGTCGACTCGCTCGAGACCGCGATCGATCACATCACAACCCACGGCTCGAAGCACACCGAGTCGATCGTGACCGAGGACGAAGCGCGCGCGAGCACCTTCATGCGGAGTCTCGACTCCGCGAGCGTCTTCCACAACGCCTCGACCCGCTTCGCCGACGGCTACCGGTTCGGTCTCGGCGCCGAGGTCGGCATCAGCACGGGCAAGATCCACGCCCGCGGCCCCGTCGGCCTCGAGGGACTGACCACCTACAAGTACCACCTCGAGGGCGACGGCCAGCTCGTCGCCACCTACGCCGGCGAGGACGCGAAACCGTTCACGCACCAGAAGTTCGACGGCGAGTGGTCGCCCGGCCGCCTCTCCGACAAATAG
- the mch gene encoding methenyltetrahydromethanopterin cyclohydrolase, with product MESLNRMAIELVDEALDYAEELNIGGYDLENESTVLDFGLEFDGGIEAGLLLTEIQTAGMATPSYELGELGDASIPFVELSTDQPALSLLCSQKAGWEVLTEDFEGLGSGPARALVAEEEEFRRIGYTDAFDLTALAIETEADPTESVAEHVAERAEVETSSVFLLAYPTASLTGSITNAARAAELATFRLSELGYDPLDIVSATGRAPVAPVAGDERTAIARTNDAIAYGGRAHLTVREDADIFDSVPSSAAEDHGRPLGEVFDDLEWDFSEVPSDLFAPAAVTIDVIGGPTYVHGETDEDLLVDSFDL from the coding sequence ATGGAAAGTCTCAATCGAATGGCGATCGAGTTGGTCGACGAGGCCCTCGACTACGCCGAGGAGTTGAATATCGGGGGCTACGACCTCGAGAACGAATCGACGGTACTCGACTTCGGCCTCGAGTTCGACGGCGGTATCGAGGCCGGGCTCCTGTTGACCGAAATTCAGACGGCGGGGATGGCGACGCCGAGCTACGAACTCGGCGAGCTCGGCGACGCGTCGATCCCCTTCGTCGAGCTCTCGACGGATCAGCCGGCGCTCTCGTTGCTGTGTTCCCAGAAGGCGGGCTGGGAGGTACTGACCGAGGACTTCGAGGGGCTCGGCAGCGGTCCCGCTCGGGCGCTGGTGGCCGAAGAGGAGGAGTTCCGCCGCATCGGCTACACCGACGCATTCGATCTGACGGCGCTGGCCATCGAGACGGAGGCGGATCCGACCGAGTCCGTGGCCGAGCACGTCGCCGAGCGCGCCGAGGTCGAGACGAGCAGCGTGTTCCTGCTGGCTTATCCGACCGCGAGCCTCACGGGGAGCATTACGAACGCCGCCCGCGCGGCCGAACTCGCGACCTTCCGGCTCTCGGAACTGGGCTACGACCCGCTCGACATCGTCTCCGCGACCGGGCGTGCGCCCGTCGCGCCCGTCGCGGGTGACGAGCGGACGGCCATCGCGCGGACGAACGACGCGATTGCCTACGGCGGGCGCGCACACCTCACGGTCCGCGAGGACGCCGATATCTTCGACTCGGTGCCCTCGAGCGCCGCCGAGGATCACGGCCGGCCGCTCGGCGAGGTCTTCGACGACCTCGAGTGGGATTTCTCGGAGGTGCCGTCGGATCTCTTCGCGCCCGCGGCGGTGACGATCGACGTGATCGGCGGGCCGACGTACGTCCACGGCGAAACGGACGAGGACCTGCTCGTCGACTCCTTCGACCTGTAG
- a CDS encoding MTH1187 family thiamine-binding protein: MTVVALLSVAPVIEDSMADEVAKAVDALEAYDVTYETNPMGTVIEAETTDELFAAAQAAHDAVDADRVSTVLKIDDKRTRDVDAAEKVSAVEEQLGRPARNREM, from the coding sequence ATGACGGTAGTCGCACTACTGAGCGTCGCACCAGTAATCGAGGACAGCATGGCCGACGAGGTCGCGAAGGCCGTCGACGCCCTCGAGGCGTACGACGTCACCTACGAGACGAACCCGATGGGAACGGTGATCGAAGCCGAGACGACGGACGAACTCTTCGCGGCCGCGCAGGCGGCTCACGACGCCGTCGATGCCGACCGCGTGAGCACGGTCCTGAAAATCGACGACAAACGGACGCGGGACGTCGACGCCGCGGAGAAGGTCTCGGCCGTCGAAGAACAGCTCGGGCGACCGGCCCGAAATCGCGAGATGTGA
- a CDS encoding HalOD1 output domain-containing protein: MQTELSPADGTDDLQYDQPNDRYVFHHDVDGTATITTTIVHALASIADTDVSQGEFSLYDSVDPDALDRIFSQKADGSDRAGGHVAFTALEHEVYVYANGDVIIYPPAETPRTPTTN; encoded by the coding sequence ATGCAAACTGAACTCTCACCCGCAGACGGCACGGACGATCTCCAGTACGACCAGCCAAACGATCGGTACGTCTTCCACCACGATGTCGACGGCACCGCCACCATTACCACCACGATCGTCCACGCGCTCGCATCGATCGCGGACACCGACGTCTCGCAGGGGGAATTCTCCCTGTACGATAGCGTCGACCCGGACGCACTCGACCGTATCTTCAGCCAGAAGGCGGACGGCTCCGATCGTGCGGGCGGCCACGTCGCGTTCACCGCCCTCGAGCACGAGGTGTACGTCTACGCGAACGGCGACGTCATCATCTACCCGCCCGCGGAGACGCCCCGGACGCCGACCACGAACTGA
- a CDS encoding DUF4112 domain-containing protein, giving the protein MATGSTDDFSSELEKLRDDLPAAVDEAAIERMRVVAHALDEGVRVPGTDFKIGLDPIVGILPGAGDTAAAVVSLYLVAESARMGVSRSTLARMLANVGIDAVIGSVPLLGVIFDAFWKANKWNLKLALTDLAEASGDSTDEPESVLID; this is encoded by the coding sequence ATGGCAACCGGTTCAACGGACGATTTCAGTTCGGAACTCGAGAAACTTCGCGATGACCTCCCCGCCGCCGTTGATGAGGCGGCGATCGAGCGGATGCGCGTCGTCGCGCACGCCCTCGACGAAGGGGTCCGGGTCCCGGGGACGGACTTCAAGATCGGACTCGACCCGATCGTCGGGATCCTCCCAGGGGCCGGCGATACCGCAGCAGCGGTCGTCTCGCTGTATCTCGTGGCTGAATCCGCTCGAATGGGCGTCTCCCGGTCGACGCTCGCTCGGATGCTCGCGAACGTCGGCATCGACGCCGTCATCGGCTCCGTCCCCCTTCTCGGCGTTATCTTCGACGCCTTCTGGAAGGCCAACAAGTGGAACCTGAAACTGGCCCTCACGGATCTGGCGGAGGCGAGCGGCGACTCGACGGACGAACCGGAATCGGTACTCATCGACTGA
- a CDS encoding amphi-Trp domain-containing protein has translation MGELETEAEQSRAEIARYLRNLADQLDSGDDVTLELGGATVDLNPTETVTFKLEGESDWSEGDTEAKQSIEFELVWWRDARTADEGTLDVRE, from the coding sequence ATGGGTGAACTCGAAACCGAAGCGGAACAGTCACGGGCGGAAATCGCCCGATACCTCCGAAACCTGGCCGATCAACTCGATAGCGGTGACGATGTAACGCTCGAACTCGGTGGCGCTACGGTCGACCTGAACCCGACGGAGACGGTCACGTTCAAGCTCGAGGGCGAATCGGACTGGTCGGAGGGGGACACCGAAGCCAAACAGAGCATCGAATTCGAACTCGTCTGGTGGCGCGACGCCCGCACGGCCGACGAGGGAACGCTCGACGTTCGAGAGTAA
- a CDS encoding universal stress protein, translating to MFPQILFPTDGSQGASNALDHLLDIATAHDSTVHILNVANTTKDSVVRVQGDVVDVLERDGERIVRDAADRAQERGVAVVTEVRQGEPYSTIVDYANSRDIDLVVMPTHGRRGLERFLLGSTTERVVRRADVPVLTIRPTDDSVTYPYRNVLVPTDGSDCARDALEVGTDIANADGATLHLLSAIETTSLGVDVRSDIQATMIEDTATDILEDASAFATDAGVGSVTEAVEYGPSIPRAIRSYIEDHDVDLVAVGTHGRTGLERYLLGSVTEHLVRTSPIPVLTVRSAASGQ from the coding sequence ATGTTCCCGCAGATCCTCTTTCCGACCGACGGGAGTCAGGGTGCATCGAACGCGCTCGACCACCTCTTGGATATCGCCACCGCCCACGATTCGACGGTTCACATCCTCAACGTCGCGAATACGACGAAAGATAGCGTTGTCAGGGTTCAAGGTGACGTCGTCGATGTCCTCGAACGAGACGGCGAGCGGATCGTTCGAGATGCCGCTGATCGGGCACAAGAGCGCGGAGTAGCTGTCGTTACTGAGGTCCGCCAGGGCGAGCCCTACAGCACGATCGTCGACTATGCGAACTCGCGCGACATCGATCTCGTTGTCATGCCGACCCACGGACGCCGGGGCCTCGAGCGATTCCTGCTGGGGAGTACGACCGAACGCGTCGTCAGACGAGCCGATGTCCCCGTCCTAACGATCAGGCCGACCGACGACTCGGTCACCTATCCGTATCGGAACGTCCTGGTTCCGACCGACGGGAGCGACTGTGCGAGGGACGCGCTCGAGGTCGGAACCGATATCGCGAACGCGGACGGTGCAACGTTGCACCTCCTGTCGGCGATCGAGACCACGAGTCTCGGCGTCGACGTTCGGAGCGATATCCAGGCGACGATGATCGAGGATACCGCAACCGACATCCTCGAGGACGCGTCGGCGTTCGCAACCGACGCTGGCGTCGGGTCGGTGACCGAGGCGGTCGAATACGGCCCGTCGATTCCTCGAGCGATCCGCTCGTACATCGAGGATCACGACGTCGATCTCGTCGCCGTCGGCACGCACGGACGAACGGGTCTCGAGCGATACCTTCTGGGGAGCGTCACCGAGCACCTCGTACGAACGTCACCGATCCCCGTGCTGACGGTTCGCTCGGCTGCATCGGGGCAGTAG
- a CDS encoding putative RNA uridine N3 methyltransferase: MTVSVLVPSSICREAEDKREATRKLGYVARAATIFRADRLVVYPDRDGETGRFDGGFVSIVLRYAATPPYLRNEAWGMRDELEYAGILPPLRAMSQTGSESTGSGSSRQGIVTEVGPEGRVRVNCGLQHPISLNVPPNMAVEEGERVTVRISSRRPVRAKLVDDPLPGLSIEQTDLRAALGREDAGVRIAASRFGEELTVGRLETLAGRVQRDGMTVAFGAPERGLPAILEIEESAVGAAQDAAVDGDNGVEPTADPGFDLWLNTVPDQGSEVVRTEEALFATLAPLSLRE, translated from the coding sequence ATGACTGTCAGCGTACTCGTGCCGTCGTCAATCTGCCGGGAAGCCGAGGACAAACGCGAGGCAACTCGCAAACTTGGATACGTCGCCCGTGCGGCGACGATCTTCCGGGCCGATCGCCTGGTCGTCTATCCCGATCGGGATGGGGAAACCGGGCGATTTGACGGCGGGTTCGTCAGCATCGTGTTGCGGTACGCCGCAACGCCCCCGTACCTCCGCAACGAGGCGTGGGGGATGCGGGACGAACTGGAGTACGCGGGCATCTTACCGCCGCTCCGCGCCATGTCACAGACCGGCTCCGAATCTACCGGTTCGGGGTCGTCAAGACAAGGAATCGTGACCGAGGTCGGACCTGAAGGGCGCGTCCGGGTCAATTGCGGACTGCAACACCCGATCTCTCTCAACGTACCGCCAAACATGGCGGTCGAAGAGGGGGAGCGCGTGACCGTCAGGATCTCTTCGCGACGACCGGTCCGGGCGAAGCTCGTCGACGATCCCCTTCCGGGGCTTTCGATCGAGCAGACGGACCTGCGGGCAGCACTCGGCCGTGAGGACGCTGGCGTTCGTATCGCGGCCTCCCGATTCGGTGAAGAACTCACCGTCGGGCGGCTCGAGACGCTGGCCGGACGCGTTCAGCGCGACGGGATGACCGTCGCCTTCGGCGCGCCCGAGAGAGGGCTGCCGGCTATCCTCGAAATCGAGGAATCCGCCGTCGGTGCTGCACAGGACGCAGCCGTCGACGGGGATAACGGAGTCGAACCCACTGCCGATCCGGGGTTCGACCTCTGGCTAAATACGGTTCCGGATCAGGGAAGCGAGGTCGTGCGAACGGAAGAAGCTCTGTTCGCCACCCTCGCGCCCCTCTCACTGAGAGAGTGA
- a CDS encoding 50S ribosomal protein L3, whose amino-acid sequence MPQANTPRKGSLGFGPRQRATSEVPRFNSWPDTDGQPTLQGFAGYKAGMTHVVMVDDTANSPTEGMEETVPVTIVETPPMRAVALRAYEDTPYGMKPITEVWTDEFVPELDRVLDLPGDETDTGATTDELRSLHEEGRVDDVRVITHTVPGELPSMPKKKPDVMETRVGGGSVDDRVEFALETIENGGEHVMNDVFRAGEYVDASGVTKGKGTQGPVKRWGVQKRKGKHARQGWRRRIGNLGPWNPSRVRSTVPQQGQTGYHQRTELNKRLVDIGDGADATVDGGFVNYGEVDGPHALIKGSLPGPQQRLVRFRPAIRPGDQPRLDPEVRYVSTASNQG is encoded by the coding sequence ATGCCACAAGCAAATACACCACGCAAAGGCTCACTCGGGTTCGGCCCACGACAGCGTGCGACCAGCGAGGTCCCACGCTTTAACTCGTGGCCGGACACTGACGGACAGCCGACGCTCCAGGGTTTCGCGGGCTACAAGGCCGGCATGACCCACGTCGTCATGGTCGACGATACAGCGAACTCGCCGACCGAAGGGATGGAAGAGACCGTCCCCGTGACGATCGTGGAGACGCCGCCGATGCGCGCCGTCGCTCTGCGAGCATACGAAGACACGCCGTACGGTATGAAGCCGATAACCGAGGTCTGGACCGACGAGTTCGTTCCCGAACTCGATCGCGTTCTCGACCTTCCCGGTGACGAGACCGACACCGGCGCGACCACGGACGAACTCCGTTCCCTCCACGAGGAGGGTCGCGTCGATGACGTTCGCGTCATCACCCACACGGTACCGGGGGAGCTGCCCTCGATGCCGAAGAAGAAACCGGACGTGATGGAAACGCGCGTCGGCGGCGGCTCCGTCGACGATCGCGTCGAGTTCGCCCTCGAGACGATCGAGAACGGCGGCGAACACGTCATGAACGACGTGTTCCGCGCCGGCGAGTACGTCGACGCGAGCGGCGTCACGAAAGGGAAAGGGACCCAGGGTCCCGTCAAGCGATGGGGCGTCCAGAAACGAAAGGGCAAGCACGCCCGGCAGGGATGGCGCCGCCGCATCGGTAACCTCGGCCCCTGGAACCCGTCCCGCGTTCGGTCGACGGTTCCCCAGCAGGGCCAGACCGGCTACCACCAGCGGACGGAACTGAACAAGCGCCTCGTCGACATCGGCGACGGCGCAGACGCGACGGTCGACGGCGGCTTCGTCAACTACGGCGAAGTCGATGGACCGCACGCGCTGATCAAGGGCTCGCTCCCCGGGCCGCAACAGCGTCTCGTACGCTTCCGCCCGGCGATCCGACCCGGAGACCAGCCGCGCCTCGATCCCGAGGTACGCTACGTCTCCACCGCATCCAACCAGGGATAA
- the rpl4p gene encoding 50S ribosomal protein L4 produces the protein MDATVRNLDGDDADTVELPAVFETTYRPDLIGRAVRAAQANRKQDYGADEFAGLRTPAESFGSGRGMAHVPRQEGRARRVPQAVKGRKAHPPKAEKDQSESINTKAKKLAVRSAIAATTDAELVAERGHEFDEDVETPVVVDDEFEDLHKTQEVVDFLEAAGLADDIERADEGRSVRSGQGKARGRKYKTPTSILFVTSSETGPSRAARNLAGADVTTAAEVNAEDLAPGAQPGRLTVWTESALEEVADR, from the coding sequence ATGGACGCAACAGTACGAAACCTGGACGGCGACGACGCGGACACGGTCGAGCTCCCGGCGGTCTTCGAGACCACGTACCGCCCGGACTTGATCGGCCGAGCCGTGCGCGCCGCGCAGGCAAACCGAAAACAGGACTACGGTGCCGACGAGTTCGCCGGCCTTCGAACGCCGGCTGAATCGTTCGGTAGCGGCCGCGGGATGGCCCACGTTCCACGACAGGAGGGGCGCGCACGCCGCGTTCCCCAGGCCGTCAAGGGACGCAAGGCGCACCCGCCGAAAGCCGAGAAGGACCAGTCCGAATCGATCAACACGAAAGCAAAGAAACTGGCCGTCCGCAGCGCGATCGCTGCGACGACCGACGCCGAACTCGTCGCCGAGCGCGGTCACGAGTTCGACGAGGATGTCGAGACTCCCGTCGTCGTCGACGACGAGTTCGAGGACCTCCACAAGACGCAGGAAGTCGTCGACTTCCTCGAGGCAGCGGGCCTCGCGGACGACATCGAACGCGCCGACGAGGGTCGCAGCGTCCGCTCCGGTCAGGGGAAAGCCCGTGGCCGCAAGTACAAGACGCCGACGTCGATCCTCTTCGTCACATCCAGCGAGACCGGCCCGTCGCGAGCGGCCCGAAACCTCGCCGGTGCAGACGTGACGACGGCAGCCGAGGTCAACGCGGAGGATCTCGCACCCGGCGCACAGCCGGGACGACTCACCGTCTGGACCGAGAGTGCACTCGAGGAGGTGGCCGACCGATGA
- a CDS encoding 50S ribosomal protein L23 — protein sequence MSSAIEHPLVTEKAMNDMDFENKLQFVVNPDATKPEIRDEVEERFEISVENVNTQVTMKGKKKAIVRLAEEDDAQEVASRIGVF from the coding sequence ATGAGCTCGGCCATCGAACACCCGCTGGTCACGGAGAAGGCGATGAACGACATGGACTTCGAGAACAAGCTCCAGTTCGTCGTCAACCCGGACGCGACCAAGCCCGAGATTCGGGACGAGGTCGAAGAGCGCTTCGAGATCTCGGTCGAGAACGTCAACACGCAGGTAACGATGAAGGGTAAAAAGAAAGCGATCGTCCGCCTCGCCGAGGAGGACGACGCACAGGAAGTTGCTTCGCGAATCGGGGTGTTCTGA
- a CDS encoding 50S ribosomal protein L2, giving the protein MGRRIQGQRRGRGTSTFRAPSHRYKADLEHKKEEDDDIVRGTVVDIEHDPARSAPIAAVEFDDGDQRLILAPEGITVGEELAVGVTAEIKPGNTLPLAEVPEGVPVCNVESNPGDGGRFARASGTNADLITHDRNAAVVQLPSGEVKRLDPQCRATIGVVAGGGRTEKPFVKAGNKYHKMKSRGTKWPRVRGVAMNAVDHPFGGGGRQHPGKPKSVSRDAPPGRKVGDIASRSTGRGGKK; this is encoded by the coding sequence ATGGGACGACGCATTCAAGGACAACGACGCGGTCGCGGGACCTCCACGTTCCGCGCCCCGTCGCACCGATACAAGGCGGACCTCGAGCACAAGAAAGAGGAAGACGACGATATCGTCCGCGGGACGGTCGTCGACATCGAACACGACCCGGCCCGCTCCGCACCAATCGCGGCCGTCGAGTTCGACGATGGCGATCAGCGCCTCATCCTCGCACCTGAAGGCATCACTGTTGGCGAGGAGCTCGCAGTCGGTGTCACGGCGGAGATCAAGCCCGGCAACACGCTCCCGCTCGCGGAGGTTCCCGAAGGAGTGCCGGTCTGTAACGTCGAATCGAACCCGGGCGACGGCGGTCGATTCGCCCGAGCCTCGGGGACCAATGCCGACCTGATCACCCACGACCGCAACGCGGCGGTCGTCCAGCTTCCCAGCGGCGAGGTCAAGCGCCTCGATCCGCAGTGTCGCGCCACTATCGGCGTCGTCGCCGGCGGTGGCCGCACGGAGAAGCCGTTCGTCAAGGCCGGCAACAAGTATCACAAGATGAAGTCCCGGGGCACCAAGTGGCCCCGCGTCCGCGGTGTCGCGATGAACGCCGTCGACCACCCCTTCGGTGGCGGCGGCCGACAGCACCCCGGCAAACCCAAGTCCGTCTCGCGGGACGCCCCGCCGGGACGGAAGGTCGGTGACATCGCGTCCCGAAGCACCGGTCGAGGTGGCAAGAAATGA